Proteins found in one Alicyclobacillus cycloheptanicus genomic segment:
- the fabI gene encoding enoyl-ACP reductase FabI: protein MGLLTGKTLLVMGVANKRSIAWGIARSCYREGARLVFTYQGDRQRDNLRDLLEEHMTGEDFPIVACDVTDDDGLAAAFQEIGEKVGTLHGLAHCIAFAKTDELQGEFVNTSRDGYLLAQNVSAYSMVAVARHARPLLKDGGSLLAMTYIGGERVVENYNVMGVAKAALEHSIRYLANDLGKENIRVNAISAGPIRTLSAKAIHDFNKAVHEMEERTPLRRSTTPEEVGDVAAFLFSDLSRGVTGETIHVDEGFHILGV, encoded by the coding sequence ATGGGATTGTTGACAGGGAAGACACTGTTGGTCATGGGCGTCGCAAACAAACGGAGCATTGCCTGGGGCATCGCCAGGTCGTGTTACCGGGAAGGCGCTCGACTCGTCTTTACCTACCAAGGCGATCGCCAGCGGGACAATTTGCGCGATCTGCTGGAAGAACATATGACCGGCGAGGATTTCCCGATTGTAGCTTGTGATGTGACCGATGACGACGGACTAGCAGCGGCTTTTCAAGAAATTGGCGAGAAGGTCGGCACACTGCACGGACTTGCGCACTGCATCGCCTTCGCGAAGACCGACGAACTCCAGGGCGAGTTTGTGAATACGTCCCGGGACGGCTACCTGCTGGCGCAAAACGTCAGCGCCTATTCCATGGTGGCTGTGGCGCGGCACGCCCGACCGCTGCTCAAAGACGGCGGCTCTCTGCTTGCGATGACGTACATCGGCGGCGAACGTGTCGTGGAAAACTACAACGTCATGGGCGTGGCGAAAGCCGCACTGGAGCACAGCATTCGCTATCTCGCCAATGATTTAGGCAAGGAAAATATTCGGGTCAACGCTATCTCCGCAGGGCCCATCCGAACGCTGTCCGCCAAGGCCATCCACGACTTTAACAAAGCCGTTCATGAGATGGAGGAGCGCACACCGCTTCGTCGTTCCACGACACCCGAAGAAGTGGGAGACGTGGCCGCATTCCTGTTCAGCGACCTGAGCCGCGGCGTCACCGGCGAAACCATTCACGTCGACGAAGGTTTCCACATTCTCGGGGTGTAA
- a CDS encoding superoxide dismutase, translated as MAYELPPLPYAYNALEPHIDELTMQIHHDRHHGTYVNNLNNALEGHADLASKSIEDLLRSIDSVPESIRTAVRNNGGGHANHSLFWEILSPNGGGQPTGAIADAINATFGSFDKFKEEFTKAATGRFGSGWAWLVVDNGKLAITSTPNQDSPYMEGKTPVLGLDVWEHAYYLKYQNKRPDYIAAFWNVVNWAEVNKRYEAAK; from the coding sequence ATGGCCTACGAACTGCCACCGCTTCCTTATGCGTACAACGCACTGGAGCCGCACATCGACGAGCTGACCATGCAAATTCACCATGACCGCCACCATGGCACATACGTGAATAACCTCAACAATGCGCTGGAAGGACACGCTGACCTGGCGTCCAAGAGCATTGAGGACCTGCTTCGTTCCATCGATTCCGTTCCTGAGTCGATCCGCACCGCTGTTCGCAACAACGGCGGCGGACATGCGAACCACAGCCTGTTCTGGGAGATTCTGAGCCCGAACGGCGGCGGGCAGCCGACCGGCGCGATCGCGGACGCGATCAACGCCACGTTTGGCAGCTTCGACAAGTTTAAGGAAGAATTCACGAAGGCCGCAACCGGCCGGTTCGGCAGCGGCTGGGCATGGCTGGTCGTTGACAACGGCAAACTGGCCATCACCAGCACGCCAAACCAGGACAGCCCGTACATGGAAGGCAAGACGCCGGTACTGGGACTCGACGTGTGGGAACACGCCTACTACCTGAAGTACCAGAACAAGCGTCCTGACTACATCGCAGCGTTCTGGAACGTGGTGAACTGGGCAGAAGTCAACAAGCGCTACGAGGCCGCGAAGTAA
- the iadA gene encoding beta-aspartyl-peptidase, whose protein sequence is MAVAQLTLIRNANVYAPKPLGVKDILLGGGTILAMEDKLEFHGALPKMDVQDAQGMYCFPGLIDQHVHMAGGGGEGGFHYRTPEISLSHITTAGVTTLVGVLGTDGVTRSTSELLAKARGLEFEGVSTYIYCGAYQVPTRTLTGTPRSDIIHVDKVIGVGEIAISDTRSSHPSERELAELASEARVGGLLAGKAGVLHLHVGDDDTRLDILFEVLRKTELPKSVFTPTHLNRNPDLLEDGIRYGQMGGYVDVTSGIRPDKHDHISVKPSKAIRKLLDAGVKPGCITMSSDSNGSSPIFDDAGKLVAMGIGSIATLWEETRDAIVEEGVPIEVAVGIVTRHVARVLKLGKKGLVGVGMDADLMLTDEEYRIRHVFAKGQQMVENGKPIVFGTFENADRVPGAPESRDHAGHKNTERGRQMISADEDDPDDFPDAEERQRKSRRDYCC, encoded by the coding sequence ATGGCCGTGGCACAGCTCACACTGATTCGCAACGCCAATGTATACGCGCCCAAGCCGCTGGGCGTCAAGGACATTCTGCTCGGCGGCGGAACGATTTTGGCCATGGAAGACAAACTGGAGTTCCACGGCGCGCTCCCGAAGATGGATGTGCAGGATGCGCAAGGCATGTACTGTTTTCCCGGGTTGATTGACCAGCACGTTCATATGGCCGGGGGCGGCGGCGAGGGTGGGTTCCACTATCGAACCCCGGAAATTTCGCTGAGTCACATCACAACGGCTGGCGTCACCACGCTGGTCGGCGTCCTCGGCACGGACGGCGTGACCCGCTCCACCAGCGAACTGCTCGCAAAGGCGCGCGGTCTGGAGTTTGAAGGGGTTTCAACCTACATATACTGCGGTGCCTATCAAGTTCCGACGCGGACCCTGACGGGCACACCGCGATCGGACATTATCCACGTCGACAAAGTGATTGGCGTCGGGGAGATCGCGATTTCCGACACGCGCTCGAGCCACCCGAGCGAACGGGAACTTGCGGAATTGGCGAGCGAAGCGCGCGTGGGCGGGCTGCTCGCGGGCAAAGCCGGCGTACTCCACCTGCATGTGGGCGATGACGATACGCGGCTCGACATCCTGTTTGAGGTGCTGCGCAAAACTGAGCTGCCGAAGTCGGTCTTCACGCCCACACACCTCAACCGCAATCCAGATTTACTGGAGGACGGCATCCGCTACGGACAAATGGGCGGGTATGTCGATGTGACGTCCGGAATCCGCCCCGACAAACACGACCACATCTCGGTGAAACCGTCGAAAGCCATCCGCAAGCTGCTGGATGCAGGCGTCAAGCCGGGCTGCATCACGATGAGCTCGGACAGCAACGGCAGTTCGCCGATTTTTGACGACGCAGGAAAGCTGGTCGCAATGGGCATTGGCTCCATCGCGACGTTGTGGGAAGAGACACGAGATGCCATCGTGGAGGAGGGTGTGCCCATCGAAGTCGCCGTCGGGATCGTTACACGTCACGTTGCGCGCGTACTGAAGCTGGGCAAAAAAGGCCTGGTCGGCGTCGGGATGGATGCGGACCTGATGTTGACGGATGAAGAGTACCGCATTCGGCACGTGTTCGCGAAGGGTCAGCAGATGGTCGAGAACGGGAAGCCCATCGTCTTCGGCACCTTCGAAAACGCGGACCGAGTGCCAGGTGCGCCGGAAAGTCGCGATCACGCCGGGCACAAGAACACAGAGCGCGGCCGGCAAATGATATCGGCCGATGAAGACGACCCGGACGACTTCCCGGACGCGGAGGAACGGCAGCGCAAGAGCCGGCGGGACTACTGCTGTTGA
- a CDS encoding 2-hydroxyacid dehydrogenase: MKPRIFVTRKLPDSVMRELNAWADVVCHDATDEPVPRDVLLRQVQGCAGILSLITERIDAEVMDAAGPTLQIVANLAVGYDNIDVAAAKARGVLVTNTPDVLTETTADLTFGLLLAAARRIPEAERTLRAGEWRTWSPMMMTGQDVYGATIGIVGMGRIGAAVARRAKGFGMEICYFNRTRRPAVEAELGARLVPLDELLTTADFVVVLAPLTPETHHLIGRREFELMKPTAVFINTARGPIVDESALVEALRSGQIWAAGLDVFEQEPISPRHPLLQLRNVVLLPHIGSASIQTRLKMAQLAAENLRAALLGGTPPNRVW; this comes from the coding sequence ATGAAACCTCGAATTTTTGTGACACGCAAGCTGCCCGACAGCGTCATGCGCGAACTGAATGCGTGGGCGGATGTGGTTTGCCACGACGCGACGGATGAACCCGTGCCCCGCGATGTCCTTTTGCGGCAGGTGCAGGGGTGCGCGGGGATTTTGAGTCTCATCACCGAGCGCATTGACGCTGAGGTGATGGATGCGGCCGGTCCGACCCTGCAGATTGTCGCCAACCTCGCGGTGGGATACGACAACATTGATGTGGCCGCCGCGAAGGCGCGCGGTGTCTTGGTGACCAACACGCCCGATGTCCTGACCGAAACGACCGCAGACCTCACGTTTGGCTTGCTGCTTGCGGCTGCACGGCGCATTCCGGAGGCGGAGCGGACCCTCCGCGCGGGCGAGTGGCGAACCTGGAGCCCGATGATGATGACTGGGCAGGATGTGTACGGGGCGACCATCGGGATCGTCGGGATGGGGCGAATTGGGGCTGCCGTCGCCCGGCGCGCGAAGGGATTTGGCATGGAAATTTGCTATTTCAACCGGACGCGGCGCCCGGCGGTGGAGGCGGAACTGGGGGCTCGCCTGGTGCCGCTTGATGAACTGCTTACGACCGCCGACTTCGTGGTGGTTTTGGCGCCGCTGACGCCCGAGACGCACCACCTCATCGGCCGCCGGGAGTTCGAGTTGATGAAGCCGACGGCGGTGTTCATCAACACAGCCCGCGGCCCGATTGTGGACGAGTCAGCGCTGGTTGAGGCCCTGCGGTCTGGACAAATTTGGGCGGCGGGGCTGGATGTGTTCGAGCAGGAGCCCATCTCCCCCCGGCACCCGCTGCTCCAGCTGCGAAACGTCGTCCTGCTTCCGCACATCGGCTCGGCGTCGATTCAGACGCGGTTGAAGATGGCGCAGCTGGCCGCGGAAAATCTGCGTGCCGCGCTGTTAGGCGGGACACCGCCAAACCGGGTGTGGTGA
- the rnz gene encoding ribonuclease Z — protein sequence MDLLFLGTGAGLPSKTRNVTAIALTLFQERGTFWLFDCGEATQHQIMRSPLSLAKLEKVFITHLHGDHIFGLPGVLSSRSFSGLDRPLDMYGPTGLRAFVEAALAASQTHLTYPLRIHEIPPASGVAEGTAPDGTGPAEPTVVCADHQFTVICLPLHHGIPSYGYRIVEHDAPGTLDVAALTRIGVPAGPIYGQLKRGDAVTLPDGRVLRPDAFVGAPKPGRVIAILGDTRPCDHVVTLAHHADVLVHEATFGEREAALAPSYGHSTAQDAARAAKSANARALILTHISARYDDRDADTLAAEARAIFPNTRLANDFTHITIPRRPAEPDLPQPGPHAEPGPPHALAPPSSGECQAADPNN from the coding sequence ATGGATTTGCTGTTTCTCGGCACGGGTGCCGGTTTGCCAAGCAAGACCCGAAACGTCACAGCGATTGCCCTCACCTTGTTCCAGGAACGAGGCACGTTTTGGCTGTTCGACTGCGGTGAAGCCACCCAGCATCAAATCATGCGTTCCCCGTTGTCGCTGGCCAAGCTGGAAAAGGTGTTCATCACGCACCTGCACGGCGATCACATCTTTGGCCTGCCCGGCGTATTGAGCAGCCGCTCGTTCTCTGGGCTTGACCGCCCGCTGGATATGTACGGCCCCACCGGCCTGCGAGCGTTCGTCGAAGCCGCGCTGGCCGCCAGTCAAACGCATCTGACCTATCCGCTGCGCATCCACGAAATTCCGCCAGCGAGCGGCGTGGCGGAGGGCACCGCGCCAGACGGCACAGGCCCCGCCGAACCCACCGTCGTGTGCGCCGACCATCAGTTCACCGTGATCTGCCTGCCGCTCCATCACGGCATCCCCAGTTACGGCTATCGCATCGTCGAACACGACGCGCCCGGGACGCTCGACGTCGCCGCGCTGACACGCATCGGTGTGCCCGCAGGCCCCATCTACGGCCAGCTCAAACGCGGTGATGCGGTGACACTGCCCGATGGCCGCGTGCTGCGACCCGATGCCTTCGTCGGAGCGCCAAAGCCGGGGCGGGTCATCGCGATCCTCGGCGATACACGCCCCTGCGACCATGTCGTCACGCTGGCGCACCACGCAGATGTGCTGGTCCATGAAGCGACGTTCGGCGAACGGGAAGCCGCGCTGGCACCGTCCTACGGCCACTCCACCGCCCAAGACGCCGCCCGCGCAGCCAAAAGCGCCAACGCGCGCGCGCTCATCCTCACGCACATCAGCGCACGTTATGACGATCGCGACGCCGACACGCTGGCCGCGGAAGCCCGCGCCATTTTCCCGAACACACGACTTGCCAACGATTTCACGCACATCACGATTCCCCGGAGGCCGGCGGAGCCGGATCTCCCGCAGCCGGGGCCTCACGCGGAGCCGGGTCCGCCTCACGCGCTTGCTCCGCCATCTTCCGGCGAATGTCAGGCCGCGGATCCCAACAATTAA
- a CDS encoding SGNH/GDSL hydrolase family protein, producing MRYIALGDSITAGELATSPALAYPNLVTCMLRKRGVRSFSEVLAAPGWTSQDLTAAVVENGLAYLRTASVISIWVGGDNLAHAAIGLQNGARTTIVERSIAAYGSSLGRLIGAIRKVSSAQIILCTQYNPFPNTPIAGQGITLLNDATRAVASRTGAAVAPVDAWFAGREAELIAGYRSGTIRDVFTSPIAPVHPNNRGHRVIAEGLLPLVANAHTP from the coding sequence GTGCGATACATCGCACTTGGGGATTCCATTACGGCCGGGGAATTGGCCACGTCACCAGCGCTTGCATACCCAAATCTCGTCACCTGCATGCTGCGCAAACGCGGGGTCCGAAGCTTCAGCGAGGTGCTCGCGGCGCCCGGGTGGACCAGCCAGGATCTCACCGCCGCCGTTGTGGAAAATGGGCTGGCCTATTTGCGTACCGCCAGCGTCATCAGCATTTGGGTCGGCGGTGACAATCTGGCGCATGCAGCCATTGGGCTGCAAAACGGCGCCCGGACAACCATCGTCGAACGCTCCATTGCCGCCTACGGCAGCAGCCTCGGCAGGCTCATCGGCGCGATCCGCAAAGTAAGTTCAGCGCAAATCATCCTGTGCACGCAGTACAACCCGTTCCCAAACACGCCCATCGCAGGGCAAGGCATCACCCTGCTGAACGACGCCACGCGAGCCGTCGCCAGCAGAACGGGCGCCGCGGTTGCACCTGTCGATGCGTGGTTTGCCGGGCGCGAGGCTGAACTGATTGCCGGGTATCGATCTGGCACCATTCGGGATGTGTTTACATCGCCCATCGCCCCCGTCCACCCAAACAACCGCGGTCACCGCGTCATCGCAGAAGGGTTGCTGCCCCTCGTGGCAAACGCACACACACCCTGA
- a CDS encoding sigma-70 family RNA polymerase sigma factor, translated as MISLALAVASMVQDITLVSGYVNQSFPHPLTKEQEKEYFERWQKGDREAYHALIEHNLRLVAHVAKKFDSSGIDHDDLISIGSVGLIKAVETYQPTKGTKFATYAARCIQNEILMQLRAQKKTRKDVSLYSPIGTDKEGNELTIRCYLFFSLFGYWDI; from the coding sequence TTGATCTCCCTGGCGCTCGCCGTCGCATCCATGGTTCAAGACATCACGTTGGTTTCAGGGTACGTCAACCAGTCATTTCCACACCCCCTGACAAAAGAACAAGAAAAGGAGTATTTCGAACGCTGGCAAAAAGGCGATCGCGAAGCCTATCACGCCCTGATTGAACACAATCTCCGATTGGTCGCACACGTCGCCAAGAAGTTTGATTCCAGCGGCATCGACCATGACGACCTGATTTCCATCGGAAGTGTAGGACTCATCAAAGCCGTTGAAACCTATCAACCCACAAAGGGAACCAAGTTCGCCACCTACGCGGCGCGATGCATTCAGAACGAGATCCTCATGCAGCTGCGCGCACAAAAAAAGACACGCAAGGACGTGTCCCTGTACAGCCCCATCGGTACAGACAAGGAAGGAAATGAATTAACGATTAGGTGTTATCTGTTTTTCTCATTGTTCGGATATTGGGATATTTAG
- a CDS encoding cyclic-phosphate processing receiver domain-containing protein, translating to MGIKLFLDDMRTCPDGYVLARNYDECILMLTACEVEVLSLDHDLGAARTGYDVAKWIVEKNRWPKQICFHTSNPVGRRNMQQLLQRYAPPYVAIDR from the coding sequence ATGGGGATCAAATTATTCTTGGACGACATGCGTACATGTCCTGACGGATATGTACTTGCAAGGAATTATGACGAGTGTATCCTGATGCTCACGGCGTGCGAAGTGGAAGTTTTGTCTCTGGATCACGATCTCGGTGCTGCCAGAACCGGGTACGATGTGGCCAAATGGATCGTCGAGAAGAACCGGTGGCCCAAGCAGATTTGTTTTCATACATCGAATCCGGTTGGTCGCCGGAATATGCAACAGCTTCTGCAAAGATACGCGCCCCCATACGTCGCAATTGATCGCTAA
- a CDS encoding Eco57I restriction-modification methylase domain-containing protein yields MASTLVEKRVTKQKATGSHFTPPELAEVVARRLISELDNGQFQNGNITVLDPSCGDGELLLAFERESTDKRFSLLGVEEDDESIQSAKHRLADFERQTNLVRGDFLDMVRLETGLSLFEETSDVLAEKADVIIANPPYVRTQILGAEKAQQLAKKFGLSGRVDLYHAFLVAMTLQLKPGGLLGVITSNRYLTTRGGAAIREFLSTHYDIIEILDLGDTKLFGAAVLPAIFVGRKKQHVGSNSEESRARFLRIYEDNVSEKGSEYPTVDSVYDLLDGDKTGTFFSEKESKHYTVSIGYLTTPENHKEPWVMATTQENSWLEKVDSGCAYRIEDVADVRVGIKTTADSVFIRSDWDDLPDELQPEAEVLRPLFSAEYAERWKPTESKPSRRVLYTHQIKNGKRRPIDLAEYVKAANYLESHRERLEGRTYVRKAGRMWYEVWVPQNPALWELPKVVFPDISPEPKFFFDAEGCVVDGNCYWIVPKQGIDNDMLFLVMAIANTRFMTKYHDIAFQNKLYAGRRRYLTQYISKYPVPDPTSEHAMQLVALAKRLVFEEVSVQERQAIEEQIEHFTALSFGLDPSDV; encoded by the coding sequence GTGGCTAGTACATTAGTCGAAAAAAGAGTTACGAAGCAAAAAGCCACTGGCTCGCACTTTACGCCTCCCGAATTGGCAGAAGTCGTTGCAAGACGTCTGATAAGCGAATTGGACAACGGGCAATTTCAGAACGGGAATATAACGGTCCTAGACCCGTCCTGTGGTGACGGTGAGTTACTGCTGGCTTTTGAACGTGAGTCAACGGACAAACGCTTTAGCTTATTGGGTGTTGAAGAGGACGATGAGTCCATTCAGAGTGCAAAACACAGGCTTGCTGACTTTGAACGTCAGACGAACTTGGTTCGTGGCGATTTCCTTGACATGGTTAGACTTGAGACTGGGCTATCGCTTTTTGAGGAAACTTCAGACGTATTAGCCGAAAAGGCGGATGTCATCATTGCAAATCCTCCGTATGTCCGTACTCAAATCCTTGGGGCGGAGAAGGCACAACAACTGGCGAAGAAATTCGGATTGAGTGGAAGAGTTGACTTGTATCACGCCTTTCTGGTCGCAATGACTCTACAGTTGAAGCCAGGTGGGTTACTTGGAGTCATTACGTCGAACCGCTATCTAACCACCCGTGGCGGTGCCGCAATCCGTGAGTTTCTAAGTACTCATTATGACATCATCGAGATATTAGACCTTGGCGATACAAAACTGTTTGGGGCGGCTGTCCTGCCAGCAATTTTTGTGGGCCGCAAGAAGCAGCATGTCGGTTCAAATTCAGAAGAGTCTCGTGCCCGTTTCTTGAGAATTTACGAGGACAACGTCAGTGAAAAGGGCAGTGAATATCCAACTGTCGACTCTGTCTACGACCTGTTGGATGGTGACAAGACGGGAACTTTCTTCAGCGAAAAGGAGTCCAAGCACTACACTGTTTCGATTGGATACCTAACCACACCCGAAAATCACAAAGAACCATGGGTAATGGCTACAACACAAGAAAATTCATGGCTGGAAAAGGTCGATAGTGGATGTGCATACCGCATCGAGGACGTAGCAGACGTTAGGGTGGGAATAAAGACTACGGCGGACTCGGTATTTATTAGGTCTGATTGGGACGACCTTCCCGACGAGTTACAGCCTGAAGCAGAAGTGTTAAGGCCACTCTTTTCTGCTGAATATGCGGAGCGGTGGAAACCAACTGAAAGTAAACCGTCTCGTAGAGTTCTTTACACGCATCAAATCAAGAACGGCAAACGACGTCCAATTGACCTTGCAGAATATGTTAAGGCTGCAAACTACTTAGAGTCGCACAGAGAACGGCTGGAGGGCAGGACATATGTTCGTAAAGCGGGACGTATGTGGTACGAAGTTTGGGTTCCGCAGAATCCTGCGTTGTGGGAGTTGCCGAAAGTTGTTTTTCCCGACATCAGTCCCGAACCGAAATTCTTCTTCGATGCTGAAGGATGCGTAGTGGACGGCAATTGTTACTGGATTGTTCCAAAACAGGGAATAGACAATGATATGCTGTTTCTTGTTATGGCGATTGCAAACACTCGTTTTATGACCAAGTATCACGACATTGCATTTCAAAACAAATTGTACGCTGGCAGACGTCGATATTTGACACAATACATTAGTAAATACCCTGTGCCAGACCCGACTTCAGAACATGCAATGCAATTAGTGGCGTTAGCTAAGAGGCTTGTATTTGAAGAGGTTTCCGTACAGGAACGACAAGCTATAGAGGAACAAATCGAACATTTCACGGCATTGTCATTTGGATTAGATCCAAGTGACGTTTGA
- a CDS encoding helix-turn-helix domain-containing protein, translated as MKHQSDDQLYLHLLGQRIRLAREQKGWSQESLSFACGLHRTYIGAVERGERNISFLNMKRIATALDLSLSELLDFEEK; from the coding sequence ATGAAACATCAATCGGACGACCAATTGTACCTCCATTTACTAGGGCAACGGATAAGACTGGCCCGTGAACAGAAAGGGTGGTCGCAAGAATCCCTCTCGTTCGCATGTGGATTGCATCGAACATACATCGGTGCTGTCGAACGAGGCGAACGAAACATCTCTTTTTTGAATATGAAAAGGATTGCAACAGCCTTGGATTTGTCCTTATCCGAGTTACTTGACTTTGAGGAGAAATAG
- a CDS encoding restriction endonuclease, whose product MSHEEQERRSTLLQSAEKFVQNISASGLTIYDPISVGDPNLWIPSAELEALLDTKLIGLELGDLPLRTRSKVVKEQVCRILGYPVPESFKKTQPRFVGQNFDTYSQKSRNLQIWNEEISSSRRYILIQISPEDVVTRVKVVSGDMVAKLDTTGTLTQKYQASLVPTDKTTELVAEEDTSHLKPLVNQGVKIDANTSPISYPSPDKLMPIQEIFERLSPLVGESFADVGSDQERNRGAELHRLVCKRLGYSDFKDDGRFPDVRHQLLELKLQTSPTIDLGLISPDSTDVLEIPKLNGKQIRHCDVRYALFYGKIEDGQVKLTHFFLTTGEKFFTRFTQFQGKVLNKKLQIPLPKDFFDS is encoded by the coding sequence ATGTCTCATGAAGAACAGGAACGACGTTCAACTCTCCTGCAATCAGCGGAGAAATTCGTACAAAACATCTCAGCAAGTGGACTTACTATTTATGACCCCATAAGTGTAGGCGACCCTAACTTGTGGATTCCTTCTGCTGAATTAGAGGCGTTGTTAGACACCAAGCTAATAGGATTGGAATTGGGGGACTTGCCGCTACGGACACGTTCTAAGGTCGTAAAGGAACAAGTGTGTCGAATCTTGGGCTACCCCGTACCTGAGTCGTTCAAAAAGACCCAACCTCGATTCGTCGGGCAGAACTTTGACACATACTCACAGAAATCACGTAACCTCCAAATTTGGAATGAGGAAATTTCCTCTAGTCGTAGATACATCTTGATTCAAATTTCACCCGAAGACGTCGTTACACGAGTAAAGGTCGTATCTGGCGATATGGTTGCAAAACTTGATACGACTGGTACTTTGACGCAGAAATATCAGGCCAGTCTTGTTCCCACCGACAAGACAACAGAGTTAGTCGCAGAAGAGGACACGTCGCATCTCAAGCCTCTCGTCAATCAAGGCGTGAAGATTGATGCGAACACTAGTCCAATCAGCTACCCATCGCCCGACAAGTTAATGCCTATCCAAGAAATTTTTGAACGTCTAAGCCCTTTGGTAGGCGAGTCCTTTGCTGATGTTGGTTCTGACCAAGAGAGGAATCGTGGTGCAGAACTCCACAGACTTGTTTGTAAGCGACTTGGCTATTCTGACTTCAAAGACGACGGACGCTTCCCAGACGTGAGACACCAGCTGCTGGAATTGAAACTGCAAACGTCGCCTACGATAGACCTTGGCCTTATAAGCCCTGATAGTACGGACGTACTCGAAATTCCCAAATTGAATGGTAAACAGATTCGGCACTGTGACGTGCGATATGCACTTTTCTACGGGAAAATCGAAGATGGTCAAGTAAAACTCACGCATTTCTTCCTGACAACTGGCGAAAAGTTCTTTACTCGATTTACACAGTTCCAAGGAAAGGTGCTTAACAAAAAGTTACAAATACCACTACCGAAAGATTTCTTTGACAGTTGA
- a CDS encoding DNA-3-methyladenine glycosylase family protein has product MFHFTIYDDEIKYLVSADNRLGALIQRIGDITVPTSENYFESLAKSIIGQQLSNKAANIITSNVLNHCGELSPKTILTVTQDVLRNCGLSKPKVTYLKDLSFRVVQGDIVFNELGGMTDTEVIQYLTQVKGIGQWTAEMFLIFSLGRINVFSFGDAGLRRAIRWLYQFDDTMSEGDVTCLTEKWNPYKTVASLYLWESINSGLVQPSKPFDI; this is encoded by the coding sequence ATGTTCCATTTCACGATATATGATGACGAAATTAAGTATCTTGTCTCGGCAGACAATCGGTTGGGTGCCTTGATTCAGCGTATTGGCGACATCACCGTTCCAACGTCGGAGAATTACTTTGAATCACTTGCTAAGTCAATTATCGGGCAGCAACTTTCTAACAAAGCTGCTAATATCATAACAAGCAATGTACTGAACCACTGCGGTGAACTTTCTCCGAAGACAATACTCACCGTGACACAGGACGTGCTACGTAACTGTGGACTTTCAAAACCGAAAGTAACGTATTTGAAGGACTTATCCTTTAGAGTAGTGCAGGGAGACATCGTGTTCAATGAACTAGGTGGTATGACGGATACCGAAGTCATCCAGTATCTTACCCAAGTCAAGGGAATTGGGCAGTGGACAGCAGAAATGTTTCTTATCTTTTCATTGGGACGTATTAACGTCTTTTCATTTGGTGATGCAGGGCTTAGAAGGGCCATCAGATGGCTTTACCAGTTCGACGACACCATGTCTGAAGGCGATGTGACGTGTCTTACTGAAAAATGGAACCCGTATAAGACGGTTGCTTCATTGTATCTGTGGGAGTCGATTAACAGTGGCTTAGTACAGCCCTCAAAGCCGTTCGACATCTAA